In one window of Gemmatimonadota bacterium DNA:
- a CDS encoding molybdopterin-dependent oxidoreductase gives MATLFGSGIKRREDPRLITGKATYVDDVKLPGLTYAVFARSPYAHARITRVDVSAARGAPGVIAVYTGQDVKDKLNPVPCAWNVPGCDLKVPAHPLLAWEKVRYAGDAVAMIVAETRAQARDALDLVDVDYEPLGATADPEKATQPGAAQLHADVPGNIAFTWVVNGGDAAAAFDTAEVAVSERIVQQRLLPTAMEPRAAVAQYNSGSGQLTLWATSQNPHIHRFLCSVMLQLPEHRIRVIAPEVGGGFGSKIPAYPDEALVSFASMQLGVPVKWTEDRSENYKVTIHGRDHIEYVEMCGTKDGRITGLRTKVYAGLGAYASTAAPGIPTILHGLVYSGSYMIPNIHGTIHGVYTNGTPVDAYRGAGRPEAAYLIERLVDIYARKIGMDPIEVRRKNFIPKDQFPYTVATGLIYDSGNYEGALDKALGILDLKAFRAEQARARKDGRYLGLGLVSYIEICGLGPSQVAGAVGFGGGLYDSAIVRVYPTGVVRVYIGASPHGQGEETTFAQIVAQEFGYPVESVEIIHGDTDNTPQGWGTYGSRTTAVCGSAVKNAALKVKEKAKLLAAHLLEVSEADLEWKDDAFRVKGSPDKAKGMAELALMANVAWNMPPGMEPGMEATAFFDPTNFVYPFGTHICTVDVDVHTGEVKILRYIAVDDCGPPINPMIVDGQIHGGVIQGIGEGLQEIAVYDDEAQLVTGTMMDYAVPKASQMPFIEVAHTITPSPVNPLGVKGCGEAGTIASAACLVNAVCDALAPFGITHIDKPLTPARVWAAIQKAKGAQA, from the coding sequence ATGGCCACCCTCTTCGGCTCCGGAATCAAGCGGCGCGAGGACCCGCGCCTGATCACCGGCAAGGCGACCTACGTCGATGACGTGAAGCTCCCGGGCCTCACTTACGCGGTCTTCGCGCGGAGCCCCTACGCCCACGCGAGGATCACCCGCGTGGACGTGAGCGCGGCCCGCGGCGCCCCCGGGGTGATCGCCGTCTACACCGGCCAGGACGTGAAGGACAAGCTCAACCCCGTCCCCTGCGCCTGGAACGTCCCGGGCTGCGACCTCAAGGTCCCCGCCCACCCGCTGCTCGCCTGGGAGAAGGTGCGCTACGCCGGCGACGCGGTGGCGATGATCGTCGCCGAGACCCGGGCGCAGGCCCGGGACGCGCTGGACCTCGTGGACGTGGACTATGAGCCGCTGGGCGCCACCGCCGATCCCGAGAAGGCCACCCAGCCGGGGGCGGCGCAGCTCCACGCCGACGTGCCCGGCAACATCGCCTTCACCTGGGTGGTCAACGGGGGCGACGCGGCCGCGGCCTTCGACACTGCCGAGGTGGCGGTGAGCGAGCGGATCGTGCAGCAGCGGCTGCTGCCCACCGCCATGGAGCCCCGTGCCGCGGTGGCGCAGTACAACTCCGGCTCCGGCCAGCTCACCCTGTGGGCCACCAGCCAGAACCCGCACATCCATCGCTTCCTCTGCTCCGTGATGCTGCAGCTTCCCGAGCACCGCATCCGGGTGATCGCGCCCGAGGTGGGCGGCGGCTTCGGCTCCAAGATCCCCGCCTATCCCGACGAGGCGCTGGTCTCCTTCGCCTCCATGCAGCTCGGGGTGCCGGTCAAGTGGACCGAGGACCGGTCGGAGAACTACAAGGTCACCATCCACGGCCGCGACCACATCGAGTACGTCGAGATGTGCGGCACGAAGGACGGCCGCATCACCGGCCTGCGGACCAAGGTGTATGCCGGCCTCGGCGCCTACGCCTCCACCGCGGCGCCGGGCATCCCGACGATCCTGCACGGGCTGGTCTACTCCGGCAGCTACATGATCCCGAACATCCACGGGACCATCCACGGGGTGTACACCAACGGCACGCCGGTCGACGCCTACCGCGGCGCGGGCCGCCCCGAGGCGGCGTACCTGATCGAGCGACTGGTGGATATCTACGCCCGGAAGATCGGGATGGACCCGATCGAGGTGCGCCGCAAGAACTTCATCCCCAAGGACCAGTTCCCCTACACCGTCGCCACCGGGCTCATCTACGACTCCGGCAACTATGAGGGCGCGCTCGACAAGGCCCTCGGCATCCTCGACCTCAAGGCCTTTCGCGCCGAGCAGGCCAGGGCACGCAAGGACGGGCGGTACCTGGGCCTCGGGCTGGTGAGCTACATCGAGATCTGCGGCCTCGGCCCGAGCCAGGTGGCCGGGGCCGTGGGCTTCGGCGGCGGCCTGTACGACTCGGCCATCGTCCGGGTGTACCCGACGGGCGTGGTGCGGGTCTACATCGGCGCCTCGCCGCATGGCCAGGGCGAGGAGACCACCTTCGCCCAGATCGTGGCGCAGGAGTTCGGCTACCCGGTGGAGAGCGTGGAGATCATCCACGGCGACACCGACAACACCCCGCAGGGATGGGGCACCTACGGCAGCCGCACCACCGCGGTCTGCGGTTCGGCGGTCAAGAACGCCGCGCTCAAGGTCAAGGAGAAGGCGAAGCTGCTGGCCGCCCACCTGCTCGAGGTGAGCGAGGCCGACCTCGAGTGGAAGGACGACGCCTTCCGGGTGAAGGGCTCCCCCGACAAGGCCAAGGGGATGGCCGAGCTGGCGCTGATGGCCAACGTGGCGTGGAACATGCCGCCGGGCATGGAGCCGGGCATGGAGGCGACGGCCTTCTTCGACCCGACCAACTTCGTCTACCCCTTCGGCACCCACATCTGCACCGTGGACGTCGACGTCCACACCGGCGAGGTGAAGATCCTGCGCTACATCGCGGTGGATGACTGCGGCCCGCCGATCAACCCGATGATCGTGGACGGGCAGATCCACGGCGGCGTGATCCAGGGCATCGGCGAGGGGCTGCAGGAGATCGCGGTGTACGACGACGAGGCCCAGCTGGTCACCGGCACCATGATGGACTACGCGGTGCCCAAGGCCAGCCAGATGCCCTTCATCGAGGTGGCGCACACCATCACCCCTTCGCCCGTCAACCCGCTCGGCGTGAAGGGCTGCGGCGAAGCCGGCACCATCGCCTCCGCCGCCTGCCTGGTGAACGCGGTCTGTGACGCGCTCGCGCCCTTCGGCATCACCCACATCGACAAGCCGCTCACGCCGGCCCGGGTCTGGGCCGCCATCCAGAAGGCGAAGGGGGCCCAGGCATGA
- a CDS encoding xanthine dehydrogenase family protein subunit M — protein sequence MIPTSFDYVRAGSVKEALSLLAAGDGSKVIAGGHSLLPMMRFRLVQAPKLVDISLLAELKGVQEYKKGVRIGAATTYAELARSALLRERCPVVAEVAAEIADLQVRNRGTIGGSLAHADPASDMPAVMLALDAEFQLRSKKGGRRTAKAREFFQGAFTTAMTEDELLTDILIGGMGRLAAAYVSFDSAASGYALAGVCAVVARKRATISEIRVAITGVAEMAFLAPALERVRDTKCDAATLAAAATEALAGLDIAGDVHAPADYRRHIAQVAIVRAVETAYQRAGA from the coding sequence ATGATCCCGACGAGCTTCGATTACGTCCGCGCCGGCTCGGTCAAGGAGGCGCTGTCGCTCCTCGCCGCCGGCGACGGGTCCAAGGTGATCGCCGGCGGGCACAGCCTGCTGCCGATGATGCGCTTCCGCCTGGTCCAGGCGCCGAAGCTGGTGGACATCTCCCTCCTGGCGGAGCTCAAGGGGGTGCAGGAGTACAAGAAGGGGGTGCGGATCGGCGCGGCCACGACCTACGCCGAGCTGGCCCGCAGCGCGCTGCTCCGGGAGCGCTGCCCGGTGGTGGCCGAGGTCGCGGCGGAGATCGCCGACCTCCAGGTGCGCAACCGTGGCACCATCGGCGGCTCCCTGGCGCACGCCGACCCCGCGAGCGACATGCCGGCGGTGATGCTGGCGCTCGACGCCGAGTTCCAGCTCCGCTCCAAGAAGGGCGGCCGGCGCACGGCCAAGGCGCGGGAGTTCTTCCAGGGCGCCTTCACCACCGCCATGACGGAGGACGAGCTGCTGACCGACATCCTCATCGGCGGCATGGGCCGCCTCGCGGCGGCCTACGTGAGCTTCGACTCCGCCGCCTCGGGCTACGCCCTGGCGGGGGTGTGCGCGGTGGTGGCGCGGAAGCGCGCGACGATCTCGGAGATCCGCGTGGCCATCACCGGCGTGGCCGAGATGGCGTTCCTGGCGCCGGCGCTGGAGCGCGTCCGGGACACCAAGTGCGACGCGGCCACGCTGGCGGCGGCCGCCACCGAGGCGCTGGCGGGACTCGACATCGCGGGCGACGTGCACGCGCCGGCGGACTACCGCCGGCACATCGCGCAAGTGGCGATCGTGCGCGCCGTCGAGACCGCGTACCAGCGCGCCGGCGCCTGA
- a CDS encoding NTP transferase domain-containing protein, whose protein sequence is MASTVAQAIHGGLLAGGVAVVRPAATALAWPLDTAGLEIVENPAAAEGIATSLRAGLAALEQARTPPAGAALVILADQPLLRLPVLEALVSAWRAAPASIRPRYLAQPEAPGHPVLVDRGLWPRAASLAGDQGLGPLLAADPALRIIEVPGGNPDVDTPGDLRSLEEQY, encoded by the coding sequence GTGGCGTCCACCGTGGCGCAGGCCATCCACGGCGGCCTGCTGGCCGGCGGGGTGGCGGTGGTGCGGCCCGCGGCCACGGCGCTGGCCTGGCCGCTCGACACGGCGGGGCTCGAGATCGTCGAGAATCCCGCCGCCGCGGAGGGAATCGCCACCTCGCTCCGGGCCGGGCTGGCCGCGCTGGAGCAGGCACGCACCCCGCCGGCGGGCGCGGCGCTGGTGATCCTCGCCGACCAGCCGTTGCTCCGCCTGCCAGTGCTGGAGGCGCTGGTGAGCGCGTGGCGCGCCGCGCCCGCGTCGATCCGACCCCGCTACCTGGCCCAGCCCGAGGCGCCGGGCCACCCGGTGCTGGTGGACCGGGGACTGTGGCCCCGCGCCGCCAGCCTGGCCGGCGACCAGGGACTGGGGCCGCTGCTCGCGGCCGATCCCGCGCTCCGGATCATCGAGGTCCCGGGCGGCAATCCCGATGTGGACACGCCGGGCGACCTGCGCTCCCTGGAGGAGCAGTACTGA
- a CDS encoding carbon monoxide dehydrogenase subunit G — MKMSFSGAPEVLAPLAHVWPRLLDPHFVARHGPGVESVEVLDPHHFKVICAFGVGSIKLRFGLDVELSNVNPPNYFAMKVRGKAPGSAVEVTADLALEPIDADRTRLRWTAESEISGTVASVGARLMEGTARKLTEQFWTRFAASIGEAGPPPEPAPLSPDPSAPPAPPPADAPATEPPAPA, encoded by the coding sequence ATGAAGATGAGTTTCTCGGGCGCGCCCGAGGTCCTGGCCCCCCTCGCCCACGTCTGGCCCCGGCTGCTCGACCCGCACTTCGTGGCCCGGCACGGCCCCGGCGTGGAGTCGGTCGAGGTGCTCGACCCGCACCACTTCAAGGTGATCTGCGCCTTCGGGGTGGGGTCGATCAAGCTGCGCTTCGGGCTCGACGTGGAGCTGTCGAACGTCAACCCGCCGAACTACTTCGCCATGAAGGTCCGGGGCAAGGCGCCCGGCTCCGCGGTAGAGGTCACGGCGGATCTGGCGCTCGAGCCGATCGACGCCGACCGCACCCGCCTCCGCTGGACGGCGGAGAGCGAGATCAGCGGCACCGTGGCGAGCGTGGGGGCGCGCCTGATGGAGGGCACCGCCCGCAAGCTCACCGAGCAGTTCTGGACCCGGTTCGCCGCCAGCATCGGTGAGGCCGGCCCGCCCCCCGAGCCCGCGCCCCTCTCCCCGGATCCCTCCGCGCCGCCGGCCCCCCCGCCGGCCGACGCGCCCGCCACCGAGCCGCCCGCGCCGGCGTGA
- a CDS encoding alpha/beta fold hydrolase — MSPPVTEHLRTVNGLEFLVDDQGAGPVVLLAHGMWCDASMFAELAADLARDHRVLVPDLRGHGRTAVPEAPWTIADLADDLRALLDDFQVERALVAGFSMGGMAAVDFALRYPDRLSALALMGTSAAADEWLRVTEIRALATLIAKAGRPRFLGREAARSTFSAAFRQEHPAAVTRWEHAVQAMPREALVAALRAVGERPSRLDRLEEIRVPTLIITGSEDRILNPRWSLAMARRIPRARLAAFPGVGHAIPMERPVDVAAWIRGLETGRYPGDR; from the coding sequence GTGAGCCCGCCGGTCACCGAGCACCTCCGCACCGTCAACGGCCTCGAGTTCCTGGTGGACGACCAGGGCGCGGGGCCGGTGGTCCTGCTCGCCCACGGGATGTGGTGCGACGCCAGCATGTTCGCCGAGCTGGCCGCGGACCTCGCCCGCGACCACCGGGTGCTGGTCCCTGACCTGCGCGGCCACGGGCGGACCGCCGTGCCCGAGGCCCCGTGGACCATCGCCGACCTGGCCGACGACCTGCGCGCACTGCTCGACGACTTCCAGGTGGAGCGGGCGCTGGTGGCGGGGTTCAGCATGGGCGGGATGGCCGCGGTGGACTTCGCGCTGCGCTACCCTGACCGGCTGAGCGCGCTCGCGCTGATGGGCACCAGCGCCGCGGCCGACGAATGGCTCCGGGTCACCGAGATCCGGGCCCTGGCCACGCTCATCGCCAAGGCGGGGCGGCCCCGCTTCCTGGGCCGCGAGGCGGCCCGCTCCACCTTCAGCGCCGCCTTCCGCCAGGAGCACCCGGCGGCGGTCACCCGGTGGGAGCACGCGGTGCAGGCGATGCCCCGGGAGGCGCTGGTGGCGGCGCTGCGGGCGGTGGGGGAGCGGCCCTCGCGGCTCGACCGGCTGGAGGAGATCCGGGTGCCCACCCTGATCATCACCGGCAGCGAGGACCGGATCCTCAACCCCCGCTGGTCGCTGGCGATGGCCCGCCGCATCCCCCGGGCGCGGCTGGCCGCCTTCCCCGGCGTGGGCCACGCCATCCCGATGGAGCGCCCGGTGGACGTGGCCGCCTGGATCCGGGGGCTGGAGACGGGCCGCTACCCCGGCGACCGGTGA
- a CDS encoding hydroxymethylglutaryl-CoA reductase — protein sequence MKIPQLLLRQLYTFGSLTNEPGGFRFSLKNRLSDVTLTRIVRVKFDHQEFPASMLEVDLGDGQWRPATEVTPEQPREFALRQVAHLRARGHTLPDGTHEIEIGIEVKGVGALAFTVKDHVAEPQARLRSVPYSKDDNYSPAVIAERQRFIEKVSGARLQHLTKFSFDPQVTKGNIENFTGVAQIPLGFAGPLQVNGEHAQGEFIIPMATSEGTLVASYNRGMKVLNLSGGVTCTVQGDHMQRAPVFVFDSAREARAFRDWVDEHMAEVRREAEATTRVGKLQYIDTYLASKFAYLRFNYSTGDAAGQNMVGRATFAACSWILDHNKTIRRFYLESNLATDKKASQVNLMRTRGKRVTAECVIKRSVLLDVMRVEPESLCYHWGVANVGAILSGANNNGLHSPNAITAMFIATGQDVANVAEGSAGIVYVELTKEKDLYLSITIPSLIVATHGGGTGLPTQRECLEILGCVGKGKVNKFAEIVAGVVLAGEISLAAAISSLEWVSSHEEYGRNR from the coding sequence ATGAAGATCCCCCAGCTTCTGCTCCGGCAGCTCTATACCTTCGGGTCGCTCACCAATGAACCGGGCGGCTTCCGCTTCAGCCTCAAGAACCGCCTCAGCGACGTGACCCTGACCCGGATCGTGCGGGTCAAGTTCGACCACCAGGAGTTCCCGGCCTCGATGCTCGAGGTGGACCTGGGCGACGGGCAGTGGCGGCCGGCCACCGAGGTGACCCCGGAGCAGCCCCGCGAGTTCGCGCTCCGGCAGGTGGCCCACCTGCGGGCGCGGGGGCACACCCTCCCCGACGGCACCCACGAGATCGAGATCGGGATCGAGGTGAAGGGGGTCGGCGCGCTGGCCTTCACGGTCAAGGACCACGTGGCGGAGCCGCAGGCCCGGCTGCGCTCGGTGCCCTACTCCAAGGACGACAACTACTCGCCGGCGGTGATCGCGGAGCGGCAGCGCTTCATCGAGAAGGTGAGCGGCGCCCGGCTGCAGCACCTCACCAAGTTCTCGTTCGACCCGCAGGTCACCAAGGGGAACATCGAGAATTTCACCGGGGTGGCCCAGATCCCGCTCGGCTTCGCGGGGCCCCTGCAGGTCAACGGCGAGCACGCGCAGGGGGAGTTCATCATCCCGATGGCCACCAGCGAGGGCACCCTGGTGGCGAGCTACAACCGCGGCATGAAGGTGCTCAACCTCTCCGGCGGGGTCACCTGCACCGTCCAGGGCGACCACATGCAGCGGGCGCCGGTGTTCGTCTTCGACTCGGCGCGCGAGGCCCGGGCCTTCCGCGACTGGGTGGACGAGCACATGGCCGAGGTGCGCCGCGAGGCGGAGGCGACCACCCGGGTGGGCAAGCTGCAGTACATCGACACCTACCTGGCCAGCAAGTTCGCCTACCTGCGGTTCAACTACTCCACCGGCGACGCCGCGGGCCAGAACATGGTGGGGCGCGCCACCTTCGCCGCCTGCAGCTGGATCCTCGACCACAACAAGACCATCCGCCGGTTCTACCTGGAGTCGAACCTCGCCACCGACAAGAAGGCGAGCCAGGTGAACCTCATGCGCACCCGCGGCAAGCGGGTCACCGCGGAATGCGTGATCAAGCGCTCGGTGCTGCTCGACGTGATGCGGGTGGAGCCGGAGAGCCTCTGCTATCACTGGGGCGTGGCCAACGTGGGCGCCATCCTCTCCGGCGCCAACAACAACGGCCTGCACTCCCCCAACGCCATCACTGCGATGTTCATCGCCACCGGGCAGGACGTGGCCAACGTGGCCGAGGGCTCGGCCGGCATCGTCTACGTGGAGCTCACCAAGGAGAAGGACCTCTACCTCTCGATCACCATCCCGTCGCTCATCGTGGCCACCCACGGCGGCGGCACCGGCCTCCCCACGCAGCGGGAGTGCCTGGAGATCCTGGGGTGCGTGGGCAAGGGGAAGGTGAACAAGTTCGCCGAGATCGTCGCGGGCGTGGTGCTGGCGGGCGAGATCTCGCTCGCGGCCGCCATCTCCTCGCTCGAGTGGGTCAGTTCGCACGAGGAGTATGGGCGCAATCGCTGA
- a CDS encoding AarF/ABC1/UbiB kinase family protein — MGAIAEQAAGQAEALRARGFEVMREAGTPGLLRRLLITWKHFLGLLFGGLAAHVRAQRAEGTGRGLKFLLLRLLAALTTPFVSRSLRHETFAVQLRRRLERLGPTYIKLGQILSLREDLLPRHITNELKHLLNRLPVVPLPRIVGLIEQDLKRPVEELFLDIDPEPLGSASIGQTHRATMLDGEPVIIKIVKPGIRETLERDAKLLRMLGSILELIIPRFQPRQLVNEFCDYTLREVDLRREADNAESFAANFTDLPDIVFPAIYRSCSGRSVLTMEFFDGMNPDSPKAQELPEEQRRHLTEIGAQAIIRMLYKDGFFHADLHPGNLIILPGPKIGFIDLGMVGRLDEELRRTLLYYYFALVMGDAENSARYLSAIATPGPDANPNGFRREASEIANRWKRASSFEEYSLGQLILDSVSRGAQYGMYFPVEMVLMVKALVTFEGVGHVLLPGFDVAEVSKKHIRTLFLHQFSPLRLLAEGMRGAPDLVDAMAKMPLLVTDGLRVLEKVARQPTENPLKGLRGTLIAGSCLVAGAISMGFGAPWPVWGALFVIAFFLALRKG; from the coding sequence ATGGGCGCAATCGCTGAACAGGCCGCCGGGCAGGCGGAGGCACTCCGCGCCCGGGGCTTCGAGGTCATGCGGGAGGCCGGCACGCCCGGCCTCCTGCGCCGGCTGCTGATCACCTGGAAGCACTTCCTCGGGCTGCTCTTCGGCGGGCTGGCCGCGCACGTGCGGGCGCAGCGCGCGGAGGGCACCGGGCGGGGGCTCAAGTTCCTGCTGCTCCGCCTGCTCGCGGCGCTGACCACCCCCTTCGTGTCGCGGAGCCTGCGGCACGAGACCTTCGCGGTGCAGCTGCGGCGCCGCCTCGAGCGGCTCGGCCCCACCTACATCAAGCTGGGCCAGATCCTGAGCCTGCGGGAGGACCTGCTCCCCCGCCACATCACCAACGAGCTCAAGCACCTGCTCAACCGGCTCCCGGTGGTGCCGCTCCCCCGCATCGTCGGCCTCATCGAGCAGGACCTCAAGCGGCCGGTCGAGGAGCTCTTCCTCGACATCGACCCGGAGCCGCTCGGCTCCGCCTCCATCGGCCAGACCCACCGCGCCACCATGCTGGACGGCGAGCCGGTGATCATCAAGATCGTCAAGCCGGGCATCCGCGAGACGCTCGAGCGTGACGCGAAGCTGCTGCGCATGCTCGGCAGCATCCTCGAGCTGATCATCCCCCGGTTCCAGCCCCGGCAGCTGGTGAACGAGTTCTGCGACTACACCCTGCGCGAGGTCGACCTGCGCCGCGAGGCCGACAACGCCGAGAGCTTCGCCGCCAACTTCACCGACCTGCCCGACATCGTCTTCCCCGCCATCTACCGCTCCTGCTCCGGCCGCAGCGTGCTGACGATGGAGTTCTTCGACGGGATGAACCCCGACTCCCCGAAGGCGCAGGAGCTGCCCGAGGAGCAGCGGCGGCACCTCACCGAGATCGGCGCGCAGGCCATCATCCGGATGCTCTACAAGGACGGCTTCTTCCACGCCGACCTGCACCCCGGCAACCTGATCATCCTCCCCGGCCCGAAGATCGGGTTCATCGACCTGGGGATGGTCGGGCGGCTCGACGAGGAGCTGCGCCGCACCCTGCTCTACTACTACTTCGCGCTGGTGATGGGCGATGCGGAGAACTCCGCCCGCTACCTCTCCGCCATCGCCACCCCGGGCCCCGACGCCAACCCCAACGGCTTCCGTCGCGAGGCCTCGGAGATCGCCAACCGCTGGAAGCGCGCGTCGAGCTTCGAGGAGTACTCGCTGGGCCAGCTCATCCTCGACTCGGTCTCCCGCGGGGCGCAGTACGGGATGTACTTCCCGGTGGAGATGGTGCTGATGGTGAAGGCGCTGGTGACCTTCGAGGGCGTGGGCCACGTGCTGCTGCCGGGCTTCGACGTGGCGGAGGTGTCCAAGAAGCACATCCGCACCCTCTTCCTGCACCAGTTCTCCCCGCTCCGCCTGCTGGCCGAGGGGATGCGCGGCGCCCCCGACCTGGTCGACGCGATGGCCAAGATGCCGCTGCTGGTCACCGACGGGCTCCGGGTGCTGGAGAAGGTGGCGCGGCAGCCGACGGAGAACCCGCTCAAGGGGCTCCGCGGCACCCTGATCGCCGGCTCCTGCCTGGTGGCGGGCGCCATCTCGATGGGATTCGGCGCCCCCTGGC